Proteins from a genomic interval of Diospyros lotus cultivar Yz01 chromosome 6, ASM1463336v1, whole genome shotgun sequence:
- the LOC127803662 gene encoding uncharacterized protein LOC127803662 — MELFQKAITVKLSHRDKYLMAEDDKESVCQDRNGSSKNAIWAVEFVNGENYLCFKSCYGKYLTASNAPFLPGTTGRKVLQTVPTKMDSSIKWEPIRDGFSARFRTPYGHFLRANGGLPPWRNSVTHDTPRRMGGQEKILWDIEIVEALPSTPSPSCRTPSASEDDDMLFRAERTPPTLREPKFKRVKN, encoded by the coding sequence ATGGAACTCTTCCAGAAAGCAATTACGGTTAAACTGAGCCACAGGGACAAGTACCTGATGGCCGAAGATGATAAGGAATCAGTTTGCCAGGACCGGAATGGTTCTTCAAAGAATGCAATCTGGGCAGTCGAGTTTGTTAATGGAGAGAACTATTTGTGCTTCAAAAGTTGCTATGGAAAGTATCTAACGGCCTCCAACGCGCCATTTCTTCCGGGAACGACCGGCCGGAAGGTGCTCCAAACGGTTCCGACCAAGATGGATTCTTCCATCAAATGGGAGCCGATAAGAGACGGCTTCTCGGCGAGGTTCAGGACGCCATACGGCCACTTCCTCCGCGCCAACGGCGGGCTTCCGCCGTGGAGGAACTCGGTGACTCACGACACGCCGCGCAGGATGGGGGGCCAAGAGAAGATTCTGTGGGACATCGAGATTGTGGAGGCTCTTCCGTCGACTCCGTCGCCCAGCTGCCGGACCCCGTCGGCTTCGGAGGATGATGATATGTTGTTTCGGGCGGAGAGGACGCCGCCCACTCTCAGGGAGCCCAAGTTCAAGCGGGTGAAGAATTAA
- the LOC127804831 gene encoding LOW QUALITY PROTEIN: uncharacterized protein LOC127804831 (The sequence of the model RefSeq protein was modified relative to this genomic sequence to represent the inferred CDS: deleted 1 base in 1 codon), with product MEFFNKARALRLRSHLGKYLVANEDEETVRQSRSEGSFRKARWAVEVVEGQNHVVRLKSCHGRYLTASDEPFLLGLTGKKVVLSIPETKMDTSIDWEPIKQGSFVKLRAKASGKYFLRANGGTPPWRNSVTHDLPHRTTTQDWILWEVDVVDISLMKYESLPGAGDVSPASSFSSLPAEVTADSRAGSSPTSARRSRPGNLRLASPTDDFSGSNGRPLSMVSNGFDPSGYGSQSAMEFFDKAKSVRLQSHLGKYLVADEDEETVRQSRRGSSHRARWTVEYVEGKNHVIRLKSCHGGYLTASSEPFLLGMTGKKVLQTVPTRKMDSSVEWEPIREGFHVKLRSHEGKFLRANGGTPPWKNSVTHDIPHRTATQGWVLWGVDILDISVSDSADSLSNVSTASSFCSSVEDDFAGSPDTGLPVIVAGRSLNHASGRQSGMELFRRAKSVRLRSYHDKYLLAEDDEESVYQDRCGTVKMAKWTVEFVDGIANVIRLKSCYGKYLTATDEQYLLGVTGRKVTQSLPRKLDSKVEWEPVREGDQVRLKTRYGNYLRANGGLPPWRNSITHDIPHRHTGWVLWQVDIVELLPDDEPPPFKAVQPPPPPGWPDSAPYAELNSAASFNLRTSRLSKFKPNDSSEGRIIYYGVADDDGKKEQVRAEPSFNFKGHGLEELTEKLEEETGLQDVIVCSRNPLNGNLYPLRLDLPPNNADMHIVVVPASSKVARQFAPETPALHGLGE from the exons ATGGAGTTTTTCAATAAGGCGAGAGCCTTGCGACTGCGAAGCCACCTTGGCAAGTACCTGGTGGCCAATGAAGACGAAGAAACTGTCCGGCAAAGCCGATCAGAGGGGTCATTCCGAAAAGCTCGATGGGCGGTTGAGGTCGTGGAAGGGCAGAACCACGTTGTCCGTCTCaagagctgccatggccgatacCTCACAGCCTCCGACGAACCCTTTCTTCTCGGCTTGACCGGAAAAAAGGTCGTCCTGTCTATCCCAGAAACCAAGATGGACACTTCCATCGACTGGGAGCCTATAAAACAAGGGTCTTTTGTGAAGCTGAGGGCCAAGGCGTCTGGTAAGTAC TTCTTGCGAGCTAATGGAGGCACGCCACCGTGGAGAAACTCTGTGACTCATGATCTTCCTCATAGAACTACAACCCAGGACTGGATTTTGTGGGAAGTGGACGTGGTGGATATATCTCTAATGAAATACGAGTCCTTGCCCGGTGCAGGTGATGTATCGCCGGCATCGAGCTTTTCTTCATTGCCGGCGGAAGTTACTGCAGACAGCAGAGCTGGCTCATCGCCGACCTCGGCTAGACGATCGCGACCGGGAAATTTGAGGCTTGCTTCGCCGACAGATGATTTTTCGGGCTCCAATGGCCGCCCATTGTCAATGGTCTCCAACGGATTTGATCCATCTGGATATGGAAGCCAG AGTGCAATGGAGTTTTTCGACAAAGCTAAATCTGTTAGACTGCAAAGCCACTTGGGCAAGTACCTGGTGGCCGACGAAGATGAAGAAACCGTCCGGCAAAGCCGCCGCGGCTCCTCACACCGAGCGCGGTGGACGGTGGAGTATGTGGAAGGAAAGAACCATGTCATCCGTCTAAAGAGCTGCCACGGCGGCTACCTCACCGCCTCCAGCGAGCCGTTCCTTCTCGGCATGACGGGCAAGAAGGTTCTCCAAACTGTTCCGACAAGAAAGATGGACTCTTCCGTCGAATGGGAGCCTATAAGAGAAGGGTTTCATGTGAAGCTTCGGAGCCACGAAGGAAAATTCCTGCGAGCGAATGGAGGCACGCCGCCATGGAAAAACTCAGTAACTCATGATATTCCTCATAGAACTGCGACTCAGGGGTGGGTTCTGTGGGGAGTGGATATTTTGGATATCTCAGTGTCGGACTCGGCCGATTCATTATCAAACGTATCAACTGCGTCGAGTTTTTGTTCATCTGTGGAGGATGATTTCGCAGGCTCTCCGGACACCGGATTGCCGGTGATTGTCGCGGGCAGGTCTTTGAACCATGCCTCTGGAAGACAG AGCGGAATGGAACTGTTCCGGCGAGCCAAAAGCGTCCGGCTTCGGAGCTACCACGACAAGTACCTATTGGCGGAGGACGACGAAGAATCGGTGTACCAAGATCGCTGCGGCACCGTCAAGATGGCGAAGTGGACCGTCGAGTTCGTCGACGGCATCGCGAATGTCATTCGATTGAAGAGCTGTTACGGCAAATACCTCACCGCCACCGACGAGCAGTACCTTCTCGGCGTCACCGGCCGGAAGGTCACCCAATCGCTGCCCAGAAAACTGGATTCCAAGGTCGAATGGGAGCCCGTTCGAGAAGGCGATCAGGTGCGGCTCAAGACTCGTTATGGCAACTACCTGCGCGCAAATGGCGGGTTGCCGCCGTGGCGAAATTCGATCACCCACGACATCCCTCACCGCCACACTGGCTGGGTTCTGTGGCAAGTCGATATTGTCGAGCTTCTCCCGGATGATGAGCCACCTCCCTTTAAAGCCGTgcagccgccgccgccgccaggATGGCCCGACTCTGCGCCTTACGCAGAACTTAACTCGGCGGCTTCCTTCAATCTTAGGACCTCCAGGCTCTCAAAATTTAAG CCAAATGATTCGTCTGAAGGGCGGATTATATACTACGGAGTGGCGGATGATGATGGGAAAAAAGAGCAGGTGAGGGCAGAgccttctttcaattttaagGGGCATGGATTGGAGGAATTGACTGAAAAGTTGGAGGAGGAAACGGGGCTGCAGGATGTAATCGTGTGTTCGCGCAATCCATTGAATGGAAACCTCTATCCGCTTCGACTAGATCTTCCACCAAACAATGCAGATATGCATATTGTTGTGGTTCCAGCTTCGTCAAAAG TGGCAAGACAATTTGCACCGGAGACTCCAGCTCTCCATGGCTTGGGTGAATAG
- the LOC127804830 gene encoding uncharacterized protein LOC127804830 isoform X1, protein MGRNSRNLARRSKESKPSQTADSANVDAGTSPNVNLTKDRRQEQSKNEEPASSVYPFIRLQYERALEAVGQGNHAEALRLMEDACLRHENFGIAYHAQSIVHSQVASLIDNDNTTKQRHLKRALESARRAATLSPNSIEFASSYVILLYDLSSDAKDYELVVRECERALSIDNPVDPAKDSLQEEEQSNVSTAEVRISIVGQVLQTLIGKSRSALAAQNLGDGEGNLRETIESLKEREREILDELAEARHSEKMLDPTNLEGDEEGVSCVNPLINSAHDARKKRATDALLRKLDITDKKAKQALEYWKPMSIEEKRGLLELRISDLREHFSSIKGSSVAKIFSEALNFALMNKNWKFWLCCLCTDKFINSELLLDHIEEDHEMNIQWEFQLGVVPEEVDAAWACMLVDGTWKPVHPSRAVKMIEEQSKCQSASLLGIKEWPLSDDIEREKLLERIFGLFRVLLTHGCLSMSHLDNVRQYAMNQLRNFVPAQQLCVYGLDQTPFCICFLGLSQLKKIFKFLLLLSNHCRLNMYSNKDTDDKFNDQKVPEILERVVFNSDSSCLLLGENLLLGFPTQKHSCNAAAASDCCSGVCTISDKEANIPPSDEDFIRWLYTCSPIEIQLASWIRQQDSVKTEGINIFIKMEKAYSKIQEMCVTKGELLSHFGALQAIQAICVKELEKRKQGGDCVPQSYASLLRRHQEVLVGSDKDAVTCSSRVELDAISSILAETESQNVNQLKWEEGLICISSWPSEVESSEHLNQEDACIRIAIQRKIEQQFMQLSKCDADMVRIVGDMRGTWNEFDNTFTVDYRAFILPLLKLFVQKQLDALVEKDAKQKSDAAGLSLLAELALDDKDDNRGGSHVNHPSRKLKAKKKNKPKVKGSKVTGSNEVNMLPERSAEVHSPIGFEGDHLDDEISMKDSKQRQEEDLHAIQLEAEERQLEEKLEHLRKIEAQAKQNRLVKQNKKSGESMPLQAENLPLTISQGEESSGDHRVLSADVKLKNISGSEIFGAGLKNDVGEYNCFLNVVIQSLWNLRRFRDKFLSRPTSTHVHVGDPCVVCTLHETFNAVSAACEKVGSESVSPTRLRIALSNLPHYRSFFQEAEMHDASEVLAAILNCLHLAFASGSVISDTELSAGTKCTDTFDCASEACIAHKILGMDVFVKMSCYKCGTHSRQSKYTSFFYYINASTLREVKAAYPEDPFDLHLKLVTMDVLTCEVGDCGEIGYLQYILSTPPRVFVTVIGWQSASESKRNISRTLKALSTEIDIGVIFNGIDRGNIHSLTSMVCYHQEHYISVAYSRASGKWIMYDDRTVKGVGCWDDVLSMCKRGRFQVQVLFFEAAN, encoded by the exons ATGGGGCGTAACAGTCGAAACCTTGCTCGTCGCTCGAAAGAGTCGAAACCGTCGCAGACAGCAGATAGTGCCAATGTGGACGCTGGAACATCTCCGAATGTCAATCTCACTAAAGATCGCCGTCAAGAACAGAGCAAGAACGAAGAACCCGCCTCCTCCGTTTACCCTTTTATCAGACTCCAGTATGAGCGCGCTCTCGAGGCCGTCGGCCAGGGAAACCACGCCGAAGCTCTAAGGCTCATGGAAGATGCATGTCTTCGCCATGAAAACTTTGGCATTGCCTATCACGCTCAAAGTATTGTTCATTCTCAAGTAGCTTCTCTGATCGACAACGACAATACCACCAAGCAACGGCACCTGAAGAGGGCTCTGGAGTCGGCTCGACGGGCGGCTACTTTGTCTCCCAACTCGATTGAATTCGCTTCTTCTTACGTGATTCTACTTTATGATTTGTCGAGTGATGCTAAAGATTATGAATTGGTAGTGAGGGAGTGTGAACGGGCATTGTCAATTGATAACCCGGTCGACCCTGCCAAAGACAGTTTACAAGAGGAGGAGCAATCAAACGTGTCCACTGCCGAAGTGCGAATTTCAATTGTGGGACAGGTATTGCAGACGCTTATTGGGAAATCTAGGTCTGCTTTGGCGGCGCAGAATCTTGGAGATGGCGAGGGTAATCTCAGAGAGACAATTGAGTCACTTAAGGAGCGGGAAAGGGAAATCTTGGATGAACTGGCTGAAGCGAGACATTCGGAGAAAATGTTAGATCCTACGAATTTGGAAGGTGATGAAGAGGGGGTGTCTTGTGTGAATCCCCTGATCAATTCTGCGCATGATGCCCGAAAGAAACGTGCTACTGATGCTTTGCTGAGAAAGCTCGACATAACAGACAAGAAAGCTAAGCAGGCTCTAGAGTATTGGAAGCCAATGAGTATTGAGGAAAAACGTGGACTGCTTGAACTCAGAATTAGTGATCTAAGGGAGCATTTTAGTTCAATCAAGGGAAGTTCAGTGGCTAAGATTTTCTCAGAAGCATTGAATTTTGCTTTGATGAACAAGAACTGGAAATTCTGGCTCTGTTGCCTTTGTACTGACAAGTTTATAAACTCAGAATTGCTTTTAGACCATATTGAGGAAGATCACGAGATGAATATCCAATGGGAGTTTCAACTGGGTGTTGTACCTGAGGAAGTTGATGCTGCTTGGGCTTGCATGCTTGTTGATGGTACATGGAAGCCAGTCCATCCCTCAAGAGCTGTGAAAATGATTGAAGAACAGTCAAAATGCCAGTCGGCTAGTCTTCTTGGTATTAAGGAGTGGCCACTATCTGATGATATTGAGCGTGAAAAATTACTTGAAAGGATCTTTGGCTTGTTCCGAGTGCTCTTGACACACGGCTGTCTTTCTATGAGCCATCTTGACAACGTGAGACAGTATGCCATGAACCAGCTGCGGAATTTTGTTCCTGCACAGCAGCTTTGCGTTTATGGCCTGGACCAAACACCTTTCTGCATCTGTTTTCTAGGACTTTCCCAGTTAAAGAAGATCTTTAAGTTCTTGCTTCTTTTGTCTAACCATTGCCGCTTAAACATGTATTCTAATAAGGACACAGATGATAAATTTAATGATCAGAAGGTGCCTGAAATTTTGGAAAGGGTTGTTTTCAATAGTGACTCATCGTGTCTCCTTCTGGGTGAGAATCTACTGCTAGGTTTTCCCACACAAAAACATTCTTGTAATGCTGCTGCTGCAAGTGATTGTTGTTCTGGAGTCTGTACCATCAGTGACAAGGAAGCTAATATTCCTCCAAGTGATGAAGATTTCATACGTTGGCTGTATACTTGTAGTCCAATAGAAATTCAGTTAGCATCATGGATTCGTCAGCAAGATTCAGTGAAAACTGAAGGAAtcaacatttttattaaaatggagaAAGCATATAGTAAGATACAAGAAATGTGTGTAACAAAAGGTGAACTTTTGAGCCATTTTGGAGCATTACAAGCAATTCAGGCCATCTGTGTTAAAGAACTTGAGAAGAGGAAACAAGGTGGAGATTGTGTCCCTCAAAGTTATGCATCCCTCCTGAGAAGGCATCAAGAAGTACTTGTTGGATCAGATAAAGATGCTGTCACATGCAGCAGTAGAGTTGAGTTAGATGCTATATCAAGTATACTTGCAGAGACTGAATCTCAGAATGTTAATCAGCTGAAGTGGGAGGAAGGTTTGATTTGCATAAGTTCTTGGCCAAGTGAAGTGGAAAGTAGTGAACATCTAAATCAAGAAGATGCTTGCATTAGAATTGCTATTCAGAGGAAAATTGAGCAGCAGTTTATGCAG CTCAGCAAATGTGATGCAGATATGGTGAGAATTGTTGGTGATATGCGTGGCACGTGGAATGAGTTTGATAACACATTTACTGTTGACTATCGAGCCTTCATATTGCCCCTTCTCAAGTTATTCGTGCAG AAACAATTGGATGCTTTGGTAGAGAAAGATGCAAAGCAGAAGTCAGATGCAGCAGGTCTATCTCTTTTAGCTGAGCTTGCACTAGATGACAAGGATGATAACAGAGGTGGCAGTCACGTCAATCATCCTAGTAGAAAATTGAAGgccaagaaaaagaataaaccAAAAGTGAAGGGCTCAAag GTTACTGGTAGCAACGAGGTAAACATGCTGCCAGAGAGAAGTGCAGAAGT TCACTCCCCCATAGGCTTTGAGGGTGACCATCTGGATGATGAAATAAGCATGAAGGATTCAAAGCAACGGCAAGAGGAAGATCTGCATGCAATTCAGCTTGAAGCTGAGGAAAGACAGCTCGAAGAGAAATTGGAGCATCTAAGGAAGATTGAGGCTCAAGCCAAGCAGAATCGACTAGTTAAGCAAAATAAGAAGTCCGGTGAATCCATGCCATTACAAGCAGAGAACCTTCCCTTAACAATAAGCCAAGGGGAGGAATCCTCTGGAGATCATAGGGTCTTATCAGCTGATgtcaaactaaaaaatattagtgGATCAGAGATATTTGGGGCTGGATTAAAAAATGATGTTGGTGAATATAACTGCTTCCTGAACGTGGTTATACAG TCTTTGTGGAATTTAAGAAGGTTTAGAGACAAGTTTTTGAGTAGACCGACATCCACGCATGTGCATGTTGGAGATCCATGTGTTGTGTGCACATTGCATGAGACGTTCAATGCCGTAAGTGCGGCATGTGAAAAAGTTGGAAGTGAGTCTGTTTCTCCCACCCGTTTGAGAATTGCTCTGAGCAATTTGCCTCATTATAGGTCTTTCTTCCAAGAA GCAGAGATGCATGATGCTTCTGAAGTTCTGGCAGCAATTTTAAACTGTCTTCATCTGGCGTTTGCTTCTGGTTCTGTCATCTCTGATACTGAATTATCAGCAGGAACCAAATGCACGGACACTTTTGATTGTGCTAGTGAAGCTTGTATAGCTCATAAAATTCTTGGAATGGACGTATTTGTGAAAATGAGCTGTTACAAGTGTGGAACTCATTCCAGACAGTCGAAGTATACTTCTTTTTTCTACTACATAAATGCAAGTACACTCAGAGAAGTGAAG GCTGCTTATCCGGAAGACCCTTTTGATCTACATCTGAAGCTTGTTACAATGGATGTATTGACTTGTGAGGTAGGAGACTGTGGCGAAATTGGCTATCTCCAATACATTCTTTCAACTCCTCCACGCGTGTTTGTGACAG TTATTGGTTGGCAGAGTGCCAGTGAGAGTAAAAGGAATATATCTAGAACATTGAAAGCTCTGTCTACTGAGATAGATATAGGTGTCATCTTCAACGGAATAGATCGAGGGAATATTCATTCCCTTACATCAATG GTTTGCTACCACCAAGAACATTATATCAGCGTGGCTTACAGCCGTGCCTCCGGAAAGTGGATCATGTACGATGACAGAACCGTGAAG GGTGTTGGCTGCTGGGACGATGTTCTTTCCATGTGCAAAAGAGGGCGCTTCCAAGTTCAGGTTCTCTTTTTCGAAGCTGCAAACTAG
- the LOC127804830 gene encoding uncharacterized protein LOC127804830 isoform X2: MGRNSRNLARRSKESKPSQTADSANVDAGTSPNVNLTKDRRQEQSKNEEPASSVYPFIRLQYERALEAVGQGNHAEALRLMEDACLRHENFGIAYHAQSIVHSQVASLIDNDNTTKQRHLKRALESARRAATLSPNSIEFASSYVILLYDLSSDAKDYELVVRECERALSIDNPVDPAKDSLQEEEQSNVSTAEVRISIVGQVLQTLIGKSRSALAAQNLGDGEGNLRETIESLKEREREILDELAEARHSEKMLDPTNLEGDEEGVSCVNPLINSAHDARKKRATDALLRKLDITDKKAKQALEYWKPMSIEEKRGLLELRISDLREHFSSIKGSSVAKIFSEALNFALMNKNWKFWLCCLCTDKFINSELLLDHIEEDHEMNIQWEFQLGVVPEEVDAAWACMLVDGTWKPVHPSRAVKMIEEQSKCQSASLLGIKEWPLSDDIEREKLLERIFGLFRVLLTHGCLSMSHLDNVRQYAMNQLRNFVPAQQLCVYGLDQTPFCICFLGLSQLKKIFKFLLLLSNHCRLNMYSNKDTDDKFNDQKVPEILERVVFNSDSSCLLLGENLLLGFPTQKHSCNAAAASDCCSGVCTISDKEANIPPSDEDFIRWLYTCSPIEIQLASWIRQQDSVKTEGINIFIKMEKAYSKIQEMCVTKGELLSHFGALQAIQAICVKELEKRKQGGDCVPQSYASLLRRHQEVLVGSDKDAVTCSSRVELDAISSILAETESQNVNQLKWEEGLICISSWPSEVESSEHLNQEDACIRIAIQRKIEQQFMQLSKCDADMVRIVGDMRGTWNEFDNTFTVDYRAFILPLLKLFVQKQLDALVEKDAKQKSDAAGLSLLAELALDDKDDNRGGSHVNHPSRKLKAKKKNKPKVKGSKVTGSNEVNMLPERSAEVHSPIGFEGDHLDDEISMKDSKQRQEEDLHAIQLEAEERQLEEKLEHLRKIEAQAKQNRLVKQNKKSGESMPLQAENLPLTISQGEESSGDHRVLSADVKLKNISGSEIFGAGLKNDVGEYNCFLNVVIQSLWNLRRFRDKFLSRPTSTHVHVGDPCVVCTLHETFNAVSAACEKVGSESVSPTRLRIALSNLPHYRSFFQEAEMHDASEVLAAILNCLHLAFASGSVISDTELSAGTKCTDTFDCASEACIAHKILGMDVFVKMSCYKCGTHSRQSKYTSFFYYINASTLREVKAAYPEDPFDLHLKLVTMDVLTCEVGDCGEIGYLQYILSTPPRVFVTECQ; this comes from the exons ATGGGGCGTAACAGTCGAAACCTTGCTCGTCGCTCGAAAGAGTCGAAACCGTCGCAGACAGCAGATAGTGCCAATGTGGACGCTGGAACATCTCCGAATGTCAATCTCACTAAAGATCGCCGTCAAGAACAGAGCAAGAACGAAGAACCCGCCTCCTCCGTTTACCCTTTTATCAGACTCCAGTATGAGCGCGCTCTCGAGGCCGTCGGCCAGGGAAACCACGCCGAAGCTCTAAGGCTCATGGAAGATGCATGTCTTCGCCATGAAAACTTTGGCATTGCCTATCACGCTCAAAGTATTGTTCATTCTCAAGTAGCTTCTCTGATCGACAACGACAATACCACCAAGCAACGGCACCTGAAGAGGGCTCTGGAGTCGGCTCGACGGGCGGCTACTTTGTCTCCCAACTCGATTGAATTCGCTTCTTCTTACGTGATTCTACTTTATGATTTGTCGAGTGATGCTAAAGATTATGAATTGGTAGTGAGGGAGTGTGAACGGGCATTGTCAATTGATAACCCGGTCGACCCTGCCAAAGACAGTTTACAAGAGGAGGAGCAATCAAACGTGTCCACTGCCGAAGTGCGAATTTCAATTGTGGGACAGGTATTGCAGACGCTTATTGGGAAATCTAGGTCTGCTTTGGCGGCGCAGAATCTTGGAGATGGCGAGGGTAATCTCAGAGAGACAATTGAGTCACTTAAGGAGCGGGAAAGGGAAATCTTGGATGAACTGGCTGAAGCGAGACATTCGGAGAAAATGTTAGATCCTACGAATTTGGAAGGTGATGAAGAGGGGGTGTCTTGTGTGAATCCCCTGATCAATTCTGCGCATGATGCCCGAAAGAAACGTGCTACTGATGCTTTGCTGAGAAAGCTCGACATAACAGACAAGAAAGCTAAGCAGGCTCTAGAGTATTGGAAGCCAATGAGTATTGAGGAAAAACGTGGACTGCTTGAACTCAGAATTAGTGATCTAAGGGAGCATTTTAGTTCAATCAAGGGAAGTTCAGTGGCTAAGATTTTCTCAGAAGCATTGAATTTTGCTTTGATGAACAAGAACTGGAAATTCTGGCTCTGTTGCCTTTGTACTGACAAGTTTATAAACTCAGAATTGCTTTTAGACCATATTGAGGAAGATCACGAGATGAATATCCAATGGGAGTTTCAACTGGGTGTTGTACCTGAGGAAGTTGATGCTGCTTGGGCTTGCATGCTTGTTGATGGTACATGGAAGCCAGTCCATCCCTCAAGAGCTGTGAAAATGATTGAAGAACAGTCAAAATGCCAGTCGGCTAGTCTTCTTGGTATTAAGGAGTGGCCACTATCTGATGATATTGAGCGTGAAAAATTACTTGAAAGGATCTTTGGCTTGTTCCGAGTGCTCTTGACACACGGCTGTCTTTCTATGAGCCATCTTGACAACGTGAGACAGTATGCCATGAACCAGCTGCGGAATTTTGTTCCTGCACAGCAGCTTTGCGTTTATGGCCTGGACCAAACACCTTTCTGCATCTGTTTTCTAGGACTTTCCCAGTTAAAGAAGATCTTTAAGTTCTTGCTTCTTTTGTCTAACCATTGCCGCTTAAACATGTATTCTAATAAGGACACAGATGATAAATTTAATGATCAGAAGGTGCCTGAAATTTTGGAAAGGGTTGTTTTCAATAGTGACTCATCGTGTCTCCTTCTGGGTGAGAATCTACTGCTAGGTTTTCCCACACAAAAACATTCTTGTAATGCTGCTGCTGCAAGTGATTGTTGTTCTGGAGTCTGTACCATCAGTGACAAGGAAGCTAATATTCCTCCAAGTGATGAAGATTTCATACGTTGGCTGTATACTTGTAGTCCAATAGAAATTCAGTTAGCATCATGGATTCGTCAGCAAGATTCAGTGAAAACTGAAGGAAtcaacatttttattaaaatggagaAAGCATATAGTAAGATACAAGAAATGTGTGTAACAAAAGGTGAACTTTTGAGCCATTTTGGAGCATTACAAGCAATTCAGGCCATCTGTGTTAAAGAACTTGAGAAGAGGAAACAAGGTGGAGATTGTGTCCCTCAAAGTTATGCATCCCTCCTGAGAAGGCATCAAGAAGTACTTGTTGGATCAGATAAAGATGCTGTCACATGCAGCAGTAGAGTTGAGTTAGATGCTATATCAAGTATACTTGCAGAGACTGAATCTCAGAATGTTAATCAGCTGAAGTGGGAGGAAGGTTTGATTTGCATAAGTTCTTGGCCAAGTGAAGTGGAAAGTAGTGAACATCTAAATCAAGAAGATGCTTGCATTAGAATTGCTATTCAGAGGAAAATTGAGCAGCAGTTTATGCAG CTCAGCAAATGTGATGCAGATATGGTGAGAATTGTTGGTGATATGCGTGGCACGTGGAATGAGTTTGATAACACATTTACTGTTGACTATCGAGCCTTCATATTGCCCCTTCTCAAGTTATTCGTGCAG AAACAATTGGATGCTTTGGTAGAGAAAGATGCAAAGCAGAAGTCAGATGCAGCAGGTCTATCTCTTTTAGCTGAGCTTGCACTAGATGACAAGGATGATAACAGAGGTGGCAGTCACGTCAATCATCCTAGTAGAAAATTGAAGgccaagaaaaagaataaaccAAAAGTGAAGGGCTCAAag GTTACTGGTAGCAACGAGGTAAACATGCTGCCAGAGAGAAGTGCAGAAGT TCACTCCCCCATAGGCTTTGAGGGTGACCATCTGGATGATGAAATAAGCATGAAGGATTCAAAGCAACGGCAAGAGGAAGATCTGCATGCAATTCAGCTTGAAGCTGAGGAAAGACAGCTCGAAGAGAAATTGGAGCATCTAAGGAAGATTGAGGCTCAAGCCAAGCAGAATCGACTAGTTAAGCAAAATAAGAAGTCCGGTGAATCCATGCCATTACAAGCAGAGAACCTTCCCTTAACAATAAGCCAAGGGGAGGAATCCTCTGGAGATCATAGGGTCTTATCAGCTGATgtcaaactaaaaaatattagtgGATCAGAGATATTTGGGGCTGGATTAAAAAATGATGTTGGTGAATATAACTGCTTCCTGAACGTGGTTATACAG TCTTTGTGGAATTTAAGAAGGTTTAGAGACAAGTTTTTGAGTAGACCGACATCCACGCATGTGCATGTTGGAGATCCATGTGTTGTGTGCACATTGCATGAGACGTTCAATGCCGTAAGTGCGGCATGTGAAAAAGTTGGAAGTGAGTCTGTTTCTCCCACCCGTTTGAGAATTGCTCTGAGCAATTTGCCTCATTATAGGTCTTTCTTCCAAGAA GCAGAGATGCATGATGCTTCTGAAGTTCTGGCAGCAATTTTAAACTGTCTTCATCTGGCGTTTGCTTCTGGTTCTGTCATCTCTGATACTGAATTATCAGCAGGAACCAAATGCACGGACACTTTTGATTGTGCTAGTGAAGCTTGTATAGCTCATAAAATTCTTGGAATGGACGTATTTGTGAAAATGAGCTGTTACAAGTGTGGAACTCATTCCAGACAGTCGAAGTATACTTCTTTTTTCTACTACATAAATGCAAGTACACTCAGAGAAGTGAAG GCTGCTTATCCGGAAGACCCTTTTGATCTACATCTGAAGCTTGTTACAATGGATGTATTGACTTGTGAGGTAGGAGACTGTGGCGAAATTGGCTATCTCCAATACATTCTTTCAACTCCTCCACGCGTGTTTGTGACAG AGTGCCAGTGA